The Anastrepha ludens isolate Willacy chromosome 2, idAnaLude1.1, whole genome shotgun sequence genome contains a region encoding:
- the LOC128854974 gene encoding CLIP domain-containing serine protease HP8 codes for MFFLPRLLLLCLIIFVATAATTTQNFKHHQFSAGCGSRFSRREPRTTAATANSESAAKKTQQNQQTDRTPRIIAGSPTKDGQYPWQASLELLHPSMGFLGHWCGGVLIHPYWILSAAHCIHNDLFNLPIPLLWTVVLGEHNRLEESGYEQRIPVDKIILHKRYRNFRHDLALMKLSTPANLGKNSNIRIICLPFVYNEQSLSDVDLPSSDEEIIAEGETDDPLEPGLSGVPDLSDNFLRSVQKVRRNRNVTLPSMRELMNTKILSRLKQTDMQRHGRGLRKTRRRNDKLMKVQGNYRDYEGLLDPRKHYLKNEEDKDDYKELPYSDCVATGWGKSNVSSDLTNVLLRTRVPLHNSERCRAAYGSFVKIHRGHLCAGKLNGKGGTCVGDSGGPLQCRLSKNGPWLLAGITSFGSGCAMEGFPDVYVRISYYMKWIQDTIANE; via the exons ATGTTTTTTCTGCCtcgcttattgttgttgtgcctaattatttttgtagcaacagcagcaacaacaacgcaaAATTTCAAGCATCATCAATTCAGTGCAG gttgtGGCTCGCGCTTCAGTCGACGCGAACCAcgcacaacagcagcaacagcaaattCAGAATCTGCGGCAaagaaaacacaacaaaatCAGCAAACTGATCGAACACCTCGCATAATAGCTGGTTCACCTACAAAGGATGGCCAATATCCATGGCAGGCGTCGCTGGAGCTTTTACATCCATCAATGGGGTTTTTAGGACATTGGTGCGGCGGCGTTCTTATTCATCCATATTGGATACTTTCCGCAGCGCATTGCATACACAA TGATCTCTTCAATCTACCCATTCCACTGCTGTGGACTGTCGTGCTAGGTGAACACAATCGGCTCGAAGAGTCTGGCTATGAACAACGTATTCCAGTCGATAAGATCATTTTACACAAACGCTATCGCAACTTTCGTCACGATCTCGCGCTCATGAAGCTCTCCACTCCAGCCAATTTGGGCAAAAACTCCAACATCCGTATCATCTGCCTGCCCTTCGTGTACAATGAGCAGTCGCTGTCGGATGTCGATTTGCCCAGCAGTGATGAAGAGATCATTGCCGAAGGTGAAACAGATGATCCCTTAGAACCGGGACTCTCCGGTGTGCCCGACTTAAGCGACAATTTCCTTCGAAGCGTGCAAAAAGTACGACGTAATCGAAATGTAACGCTACCCAGCATGCGCGAGCTGATGAACACGAAAATACTAAGTCGACTAAAACAAACAGACATGCAGAGGCACGGGCGCGGATTACGCAAGACACGGCGGCGAAATGACAAACTGATGAAGGTTCAGGGGAATTACCGGGATTATGAGGGCCTTCTAGACCCGCGTAAGCACTATTTGAAGAATGAAGAAGATAAGGACGACTACAAGGAGTTGCCATACAGTGATTGTGTGGCCACGGGTTGGGGCAAATCGAATGTGAGCAGTGATTTAACGAATGTGCTATTAAGGACTCGAGTGCCATTGCACAACAGTGAGAG ATGTCGCGCGGCCTATGGCAGCTTCGTGAAGATTCACCGTGGCCATTTGTGCGCTGGCAAGTTGAATGGCAAAGGCGGTACAtgtgtg GGTGATTCAGGCGGGCCGCTGCAATGCAGACTCAGCAAGAACGGCCCATGGCTGTTGGCCGGCATTACTTCGTTCGGCTCAGGTTGCGCCATGGAGGGATTCCCTGATGTCTATGTGCGCATTTCGTACTACATGAAATGGATTCAAGACACAATAGCAAACGAATAA